One window of the Methylocystis parvus OBBP genome contains the following:
- the hflC gene encoding protease modulator HflC, which produces MKNGFLFVFALLAAIAFAALGGALFTVDQTEQALVLRFGEPVAGRGLITEPGLHFKLPLIENVVTFDNRILDVESPNLEVLAADNQRLEVDSFIRYRIIDSLKFYQSVNSVQGANNQLGSVLNSAVRRVLSEANQQQIVRDERSALMAKIKQQADTEGRRFGVEVVDARIRRVDLPQQISEKVFGRMQTERQREAAEYRAQGSEQAQKITAKADRDVVVLKAEAQQQADQVKGEGDAERNRIFAEGFGRDPDFFAFYRSMQAYETAFKPGETRFLVSPRSEFFRFFSAPDGVSTPKAAELSPAPTQKR; this is translated from the coding sequence GTGAAGAACGGCTTTCTTTTCGTCTTCGCCCTTCTGGCGGCGATCGCCTTCGCCGCTTTGGGCGGGGCGCTTTTCACCGTCGATCAGACGGAACAGGCGCTCGTCCTCCGCTTCGGCGAGCCGGTCGCGGGACGCGGGCTCATCACCGAGCCCGGTTTGCATTTCAAGCTGCCGCTCATTGAGAACGTGGTCACTTTCGACAATCGCATTCTCGACGTCGAAAGCCCGAATCTCGAAGTGCTCGCCGCCGACAATCAGCGACTCGAAGTCGACAGCTTCATTCGCTACCGCATCATCGACTCGCTGAAATTCTATCAGTCGGTGAACAGCGTGCAGGGCGCCAACAATCAGCTCGGCTCGGTGCTGAACTCCGCCGTGCGCCGCGTGCTGTCAGAGGCGAATCAGCAGCAGATCGTGCGCGACGAGCGCTCCGCGCTGATGGCGAAGATCAAGCAGCAGGCCGATACCGAAGGGCGCCGCTTCGGCGTCGAAGTGGTGGACGCTCGCATCCGCCGGGTCGACCTGCCGCAGCAGATTTCCGAAAAGGTCTTCGGGCGCATGCAGACCGAGCGGCAGCGGGAGGCCGCCGAATATCGCGCCCAGGGCTCCGAACAGGCGCAGAAAATCACCGCCAAGGCCGATCGCGACGTGGTGGTGCTCAAGGCTGAAGCGCAGCAACAGGCCGATCAGGTGAAGGGCGAGGGCGACGCCGAGCGCAATCGCATCTTCGCCGAAGGTTTCGGAAGAGATCCGGACTTCTTCGCTTTCTATCGCTCGATGCAGGCTTATGAGACCGCCTTCAAGCCGGGCGAAACGCGCTTCCTCGTCAGTCCGCGATCCGAATTTTTCCGTTTTTTCTCGGCTCCCGACGGCGTTTCGACGCCAAAAGCGGCTGAGCTTTCCCCCGCCCCGACGCAAAAACGATAG
- a CDS encoding outer membrane protein: protein MKKVALSVAALALTAGSALAADLPSRKGPPVLPPPPPPPLWTGFYVGLNAGGGWSSSTTTNVVTSPLGNPLLPLSPFGVSEWLNVSAGGTGSLSSGSNGGFLGGGQIGYNYQFYNSFVVGLEADIQGVATSGSGQSALTVLPTTFAGINSVTGISVSKSLDYIGTVRGRLGWLALPTLLIYGTGGLAYGGVNSTTGIFQQADVPFVDNFGTTSAGAFSDTRVGWTAGGGVEWMFWPNWSAKVEYLYYNLGTVTYSAGSRLALLAPATPLWAHATQTSTSFNGNIVRAGVNYHFNWGAPAPVVAKY, encoded by the coding sequence ATGAAGAAAGTCGCTCTTTCGGTCGCCGCTTTGGCGCTGACCGCCGGCTCCGCGCTCGCCGCGGACCTTCCCTCGCGCAAGGGCCCGCCGGTCCTTCCGCCCCCGCCCCCGCCGCCGCTGTGGACGGGCTTTTATGTCGGTCTGAACGCCGGCGGCGGCTGGTCCAGCAGCACCACGACCAATGTCGTGACCAGCCCGCTGGGCAATCCGCTCCTGCCGCTGTCGCCGTTCGGCGTTTCCGAGTGGCTCAACGTCTCGGCCGGCGGCACCGGTTCGCTGTCGAGCGGCAGCAATGGCGGCTTCCTCGGCGGCGGCCAGATCGGCTACAACTATCAGTTCTACAACAGCTTCGTTGTGGGCCTCGAGGCCGATATCCAGGGCGTCGCGACGAGCGGCAGCGGCCAGTCCGCGCTCACCGTGCTCCCGACGACCTTCGCCGGCATCAACTCGGTCACCGGCATTTCGGTCTCCAAGAGCCTCGACTATATCGGCACGGTTCGCGGCCGTCTCGGCTGGCTCGCCCTGCCGACCCTGCTGATCTACGGCACGGGCGGTCTGGCTTATGGCGGCGTCAACTCGACCACGGGCATCTTCCAGCAGGCCGACGTGCCGTTCGTCGACAATTTCGGCACGACCTCGGCCGGCGCTTTCTCGGACACGCGCGTTGGCTGGACGGCCGGCGGCGGCGTCGAATGGATGTTCTGGCCGAACTGGTCGGCGAAGGTCGAGTATCTGTACTACAACCTCGGCACCGTGACCTACAGCGCCGGCTCCCGTCTGGCCCTGCTCGCGCCCGCCACCCCGCTGTGGGCGCACGCCACGCAGACGTCGACCAGCTTCAACGGCAACATCGTCCGCGCCGGCGTCAACTATCACTTCAACTGGGGCGCTCCGGCTCCGGTCGTCGCGAAATACTGA
- a CDS encoding DegQ family serine endoprotease encodes MMSAFRRAALALATASSLWLAGPAFAKGPDSLADLSAQVSDAVVNISATQTVDAKRGKGGGEMPGMPPGMGPGQPFDDLFEEFFKRRQGQGVPDMPRQRKSSSLGSGFVIDPAGIVITNNHVVADANEVTVIFNDGQKLKAEIIGKDQKVDVAVLKVKPEKPLKAVKFGDSDKARVGDWVLAVGNPFGLGGSVTAGIVSARNRNIDSGPYDNYIQTDASINKGNSGGPLFNLDGEVIGINTAILSPSGGSVGIGFATPANTVMPVIEQLQQYGETRRGWLGVRIQNVDDAIAETLNLGAVRGALVAGVDDKGPSKPAGIKAGDVIVKFDGKPIKESRDLPKLVAATPVGKDVELVVMRSGKEETKKVKLGRLEDGEKVASKESGDKDKPESTGPSSQSALGMELSRLTDDLRARFQIKEAVKSGVLITSVDPSSNAAEKRLQAGEILLEVNQEPVNDPADAVKKIKALKEAGKKTALLIVANGAGDAHFVALPVE; translated from the coding sequence ATGATGTCCGCATTTCGTCGCGCCGCTCTGGCGCTCGCGACGGCCTCCTCTCTGTGGCTCGCCGGCCCGGCTTTCGCCAAGGGTCCCGATTCGCTCGCCGATCTCTCGGCGCAGGTCTCCGACGCGGTCGTGAATATTTCCGCGACCCAGACCGTGGACGCCAAGCGCGGCAAGGGCGGCGGCGAAATGCCGGGCATGCCGCCGGGGATGGGGCCGGGCCAGCCTTTCGACGACCTCTTCGAAGAGTTCTTCAAGCGCCGTCAGGGCCAGGGCGTGCCGGACATGCCGCGCCAGCGCAAATCCTCGTCGCTCGGCTCCGGCTTCGTGATCGACCCGGCCGGCATCGTCATCACCAACAATCACGTCGTCGCCGACGCGAATGAAGTGACTGTGATTTTCAACGACGGCCAGAAGCTGAAGGCGGAGATCATCGGCAAGGATCAGAAGGTCGACGTCGCCGTTCTGAAGGTGAAGCCGGAGAAGCCGCTGAAGGCGGTGAAGTTCGGCGACAGCGACAAAGCGCGCGTCGGCGATTGGGTGCTCGCGGTCGGCAATCCCTTCGGCCTCGGCGGTTCGGTCACGGCGGGCATCGTCTCGGCGCGCAACCGCAATATCGACAGCGGCCCCTACGACAATTACATCCAGACGGACGCCTCCATCAACAAAGGCAATTCCGGCGGTCCGCTGTTCAACCTGGACGGCGAAGTCATCGGCATCAACACGGCGATCCTTTCGCCTTCGGGCGGTTCAGTCGGCATCGGCTTCGCGACGCCCGCCAACACCGTCATGCCGGTGATCGAGCAGCTTCAGCAATATGGCGAGACGCGCCGCGGCTGGCTCGGCGTGCGCATCCAGAATGTCGACGACGCGATCGCGGAGACGCTCAATCTCGGCGCGGTGCGCGGCGCGCTGGTCGCCGGCGTCGACGACAAAGGTCCCTCCAAGCCAGCCGGCATCAAGGCCGGCGACGTGATCGTGAAATTCGACGGCAAGCCGATCAAGGAGTCGCGCGACCTGCCGAAGCTCGTCGCCGCGACGCCCGTCGGCAAGGACGTGGAGCTCGTCGTCATGCGCAGCGGCAAGGAGGAGACCAAGAAGGTCAAGCTCGGCCGCCTCGAGGATGGCGAGAAGGTCGCGTCGAAAGAATCGGGCGACAAGGACAAGCCGGAATCGACGGGCCCCTCGTCGCAGAGCGCCCTCGGCATGGAGCTCTCCCGCCTGACCGACGATCTGCGCGCGCGTTTCCAGATCAAGGAAGCGGTGAAGAGCGGTGTGCTGATCACCTCTGTCGATCCCTCCTCCAACGCGGCCGAGAAACGGTTGCAGGCGGGCGAGATTCTTCTCGAGGTCAACCAGGAGCCGGTGAACGATCCGGCTGACGCCGTGAAGAAAATCAAGGCGCTGAAGGAGGCAGGCAAGAAGACCGCCCTGCTTATCGTCGCGAACGGGGCCGGCGACGCGCATTTCGTAGCGCTGCCGGTGGAGTAA
- a CDS encoding LuxR family transcriptional regulator, whose protein sequence is MHPDDFFDLIDRLASSDRIDLASKIIDDFAKHWGLCNVAYAALNMPTPGAPRPLLSVTYSPEWQKHYAQNGYVDLDPIVRSGLGGILPIDWADIDRGDPIIRKFFGEAQELDVGSNGLSIPIRGRLGEFALFTITSNESPAEWRAMKRELLRDLMVVAFNFHAAALRSCGVAEETAVHLPLREASCLRWKALGKTDEEIGRILGITSHTVRFHLESARARLNTANTMHTVAKALALGLINMSYEPTHLIPKKRG, encoded by the coding sequence GTGCATCCCGATGATTTCTTCGATTTGATCGACCGCTTGGCCTCTTCCGATCGCATTGATCTGGCGTCGAAAATCATCGACGACTTTGCAAAGCACTGGGGGCTTTGCAACGTCGCCTATGCGGCCCTCAATATGCCGACTCCCGGCGCGCCGCGGCCGCTTCTATCCGTGACCTACTCGCCGGAATGGCAGAAGCATTATGCTCAGAATGGCTATGTCGATCTCGACCCCATCGTGCGCTCGGGCCTTGGCGGCATACTTCCGATCGACTGGGCCGATATCGACCGCGGCGATCCAATCATCCGGAAGTTTTTCGGCGAAGCGCAGGAGCTCGACGTCGGCTCCAACGGCCTGTCCATTCCGATTCGCGGAAGGCTCGGCGAATTCGCTCTCTTCACCATTACGTCCAACGAATCGCCGGCGGAATGGCGCGCCATGAAACGCGAACTCCTGCGCGATCTCATGGTGGTCGCTTTCAATTTCCACGCCGCCGCTTTGCGGTCCTGCGGCGTCGCTGAAGAGACGGCGGTGCATCTCCCTTTGCGGGAAGCAAGCTGTTTGCGCTGGAAGGCGCTCGGCAAGACCGATGAGGAAATCGGGCGCATTCTGGGCATCACCTCGCACACGGTGCGCTTCCATCTGGAGTCGGCCCGGGCGCGCCTAAATACAGCCAACACAATGCATACTGTCGCCAAGGCGCTGGCGCTCGGCCTCATCAACATGTCTTATGAACCGACCCATCTGATACCGAAGAAGCGCGGCTGA
- a CDS encoding acyl-homoserine-lactone synthase — MIRIIPGEWRGRYPRLIDEMHKLRRNVFHERLKWQVTVINRWEIDGYDALDPLYVLALDETERVVGGLRLLPTTGFNMLNDTFPQLLPDGARIHSPLIWESSRFTVRMTGDGRLDGPTIGRATAELGMALNEIGKAAALTHVVTVYDRAMHRMLARVGCAGEPLGPPQMIGGVETYAVLYEVGDEWDARVRSLAGVNQISFEPAIVETMRTRFAI, encoded by the coding sequence ATGATCAGGATTATTCCGGGGGAATGGCGCGGGCGCTATCCCCGGCTGATTGACGAAATGCACAAATTGCGGCGCAATGTGTTTCACGAGCGCCTCAAATGGCAGGTGACGGTCATCAATCGCTGGGAGATCGACGGTTACGACGCGCTCGATCCGCTTTATGTCCTGGCGCTGGACGAAACCGAGCGGGTCGTCGGCGGTTTGCGATTGCTGCCGACGACCGGCTTCAACATGCTGAACGACACTTTCCCGCAATTGCTGCCGGATGGGGCGCGCATTCACAGCCCGCTGATCTGGGAGTCGAGCCGCTTCACCGTCCGTATGACCGGCGACGGCCGTCTTGACGGGCCGACGATCGGCCGCGCCACGGCGGAGCTGGGAATGGCGCTCAATGAGATCGGCAAGGCGGCGGCGCTTACCCATGTCGTCACGGTCTATGACCGCGCAATGCACCGCATGTTGGCTCGGGTCGGCTGCGCCGGAGAGCCGCTCGGCCCGCCGCAAATGATCGGCGGCGTCGAGACCTACGCGGTCCTTTACGAAGTGGGGGACGAGTGGGACGCGCGCGTGCGTTCGCTTGCAGGGGTGAACCAGATTTCCTTCGAGCCGGCGATCGTCGAGACGATGCGGACGCGGTTCGCAATCTAA
- the serB gene encoding phosphoserine phosphatase SerB, whose product MKLVATFVAGRGASLCEAAIRRALQDGGAAAFSLDWLAADIACDAFFESDDLVSSRARLQASLTGQTFDVVVQPVQGRRKKLLVADMDSTMIEQECIDELAGLVGIRDRISVITERAMAGELNFETALRERVALLAGVTLDQIEMLAARITLTPGARALVQAMRAHGAYAALVTGGFTPFTEPVAARIGFDETFANRLEIVDRALTGVVKDPVQGREGKRAALAGLRERLGLAHDATLAIGDGANDLDMLREAGLGVAYHAKPKVAEAAHARVDHADLTALLYAQGYRREEFVA is encoded by the coding sequence ATGAAGCTCGTCGCGACCTTTGTCGCGGGGCGGGGCGCGTCGCTCTGCGAGGCGGCGATCCGTCGCGCGTTACAGGACGGCGGCGCTGCGGCCTTCTCTCTAGATTGGCTCGCCGCCGACATCGCATGCGATGCATTTTTTGAAAGCGACGATCTCGTTTCATCGCGTGCGCGCCTTCAGGCGTCGCTTACCGGACAAACGTTCGACGTCGTCGTCCAGCCCGTCCAGGGGCGCCGCAAGAAGCTGCTCGTCGCCGATATGGACTCGACGATGATCGAGCAGGAATGCATTGACGAGCTTGCGGGGCTGGTCGGCATTCGCGACCGCATCTCCGTCATCACCGAGCGCGCCATGGCAGGCGAGCTGAATTTCGAGACGGCTTTGCGCGAACGCGTCGCGCTTCTCGCGGGCGTGACGCTGGATCAGATCGAGATGCTGGCTGCGCGCATCACGCTCACGCCCGGCGCCCGCGCTCTGGTGCAGGCCATGCGCGCGCATGGCGCGTATGCGGCGCTCGTCACGGGCGGCTTCACGCCTTTCACCGAACCTGTCGCCGCGCGCATCGGTTTCGACGAGACATTCGCGAACCGGCTGGAGATTGTCGATCGCGCGCTGACGGGCGTTGTGAAGGATCCCGTGCAGGGCAGGGAAGGCAAGCGCGCCGCGCTCGCGGGGTTGCGCGAGCGTCTCGGGCTGGCGCACGACGCGACGCTCGCCATCGGCGACGGCGCCAACGATCTCGACATGCTGCGCGAAGCGGGCCTAGGCGTCGCCTATCACGCCAAGCCGAAAGTGGCGGAAGCGGCCCATGCGCGCGTGGACCACGCGGATTTGACGGCGCTGCTTTACGCGCAGGGATATCGGCGCGAGGAATTTGTCGCTTGA
- a CDS encoding outer membrane protein: MKKFALSFAALALTAGSALAADLPSRKGPPVLPPPPPPPLWTGFYVGLNAGGGWASSNSVTIGSTPIFTNPAGPAAGIIAAHAGPAALSASGIIGGGNNGGFIGGGQIGYNYQFYNNFLVGIEADIQGVAASGGSRTGAGAALVGPGSGATGTPITTSFSVSQSLDYIGTVRGRLGWLATPTLLVYGTGGLAYGGVSSSAAYFSTNPAYPALSGLSAAWGSAGAFSDTRVGWTAGGGVEWMFMPNWSAKVEYLYFDLGSVTYNLAPTGSIALAGPVGQPWWLNASQVSARFNGNIVRAGANYHFNWAAAPVVAKY; the protein is encoded by the coding sequence ATGAAAAAGTTTGCTCTTTCGTTTGCTGCGCTGGCGTTGACCGCCGGCTCCGCGCTCGCCGCGGACCTTCCCTCGCGCAAGGGCCCGCCGGTCCTTCCGCCGCCGCCCCCGCCGCCGCTGTGGACGGGCTTCTATGTTGGTCTGAACGCCGGCGGCGGCTGGGCCAGCAGCAACTCCGTCACCATCGGCTCCACGCCGATCTTCACGAATCCGGCCGGCCCGGCCGCCGGCATCATCGCCGCTCACGCCGGCCCGGCGGCGCTCAGCGCTTCGGGCATCATCGGCGGCGGCAATAATGGCGGCTTTATCGGTGGCGGCCAGATCGGCTACAACTACCAGTTCTACAACAACTTCCTGGTTGGCATCGAAGCCGACATCCAGGGCGTTGCGGCGAGCGGCGGCAGCCGCACCGGCGCTGGCGCCGCTCTTGTCGGTCCCGGTTCGGGCGCGACGGGCACGCCGATCACCACCTCCTTCTCGGTTTCTCAGAGCCTCGACTATATCGGCACGGTTCGCGGTCGCCTCGGCTGGCTGGCGACCCCGACGCTGCTCGTCTACGGCACGGGCGGTCTGGCCTATGGCGGCGTAAGCTCGTCGGCGGCCTATTTCTCGACGAACCCGGCCTATCCGGCGCTCTCGGGGCTGTCGGCCGCCTGGGGTTCGGCTGGCGCCTTCTCCGACACGCGCGTCGGCTGGACGGCCGGCGGCGGCGTCGAGTGGATGTTCATGCCGAACTGGTCCGCGAAAGTCGAATATCTGTATTTCGATCTCGGCTCGGTGACGTACAATCTCGCGCCGACGGGCTCGATCGCCTTGGCCGGCCCGGTTGGCCAGCCCTGGTGGCTGAACGCCTCGCAGGTGAGCGCGCGCTTCAACGGCAATATCGTCCGCGCGGGCGCGAACTACCACTTCAACTGGGCGGCTGCCCCGGTTGTTGCGAAATACTAA
- a CDS encoding outer membrane protein produces MKKIALSLAALAVTAGSALAADLPSRKGPPVLPPPPPPPPLWTGFYVGLNAGGGWANSTAIQTVGGPLAVASPLVNPAGFVPLANAFAIAGSSYSTGGSNGGFIGGGQIGYNFQFYNNFVVGIEADIQGIAGSSSNSAPSFSAAPVIGFPGEVVSGATVSRRNLDYIGTVRGRLGWLATPTLLLYGTGGLAYGGVSMNTAWVGVEAPTFGAFPGFGATAFSDTRVGWTAGGGVEWMFWPNWSAKVEYLYYDLGNVTANGTATIAAPAALIAATALQSTTHFNGNIVRAGVNYHFNWGAPAPVVAKY; encoded by the coding sequence ATGAAAAAGATTGCTCTTTCCCTTGCTGCGCTGGCGGTGACCGCCGGCTCCGCGCTCGCCGCGGACCTTCCCTCGCGCAAGGGCCCGCCGGTCCTTCCGCCGCCGCCGCCCCCGCCGCCGCTGTGGACGGGCTTCTATGTCGGTCTGAACGCCGGCGGCGGCTGGGCCAACTCGACCGCCATCCAGACCGTTGGCGGCCCGCTCGCAGTTGCGAGCCCGCTGGTTAACCCGGCAGGCTTTGTGCCGCTGGCGAACGCTTTCGCCATCGCCGGCAGCTCCTATTCGACGGGCGGCAGCAATGGCGGCTTCATCGGCGGCGGCCAGATCGGCTACAACTTCCAGTTCTACAACAACTTCGTTGTGGGCATCGAAGCCGACATCCAGGGCATCGCCGGTTCGTCGTCAAATTCGGCCCCCAGCTTCTCCGCCGCGCCGGTCATCGGCTTCCCCGGCGAAGTCGTTTCGGGCGCGACGGTTTCCCGTCGCAACCTCGACTATATCGGTACGGTTCGCGGCCGTCTTGGCTGGCTCGCCACGCCGACTTTGCTGCTTTACGGCACGGGCGGTCTGGCCTATGGCGGCGTCAGCATGAACACGGCTTGGGTGGGCGTTGAAGCGCCGACCTTCGGCGCCTTCCCCGGTTTCGGCGCGACGGCGTTCTCCGACACGCGCGTGGGCTGGACGGCCGGCGGCGGCGTCGAGTGGATGTTCTGGCCGAACTGGTCGGCGAAGGTCGAGTATCTTTACTACGATCTGGGCAATGTGACCGCGAACGGCACCGCCACGATCGCCGCCCCCGCGGCGCTGATCGCCGCGACCGCCCTTCAGTCGACGACGCATTTCAACGGCAACATCGTCCGCGCCGGCGTCAACTATCACTTCAACTGGGGCGCTCCGGCTCCGGTCGTCGCGAAATACTGA
- a CDS encoding VOC family protein, whose product MAPRIIPTVWYAEKAEEAAAFYASLLPDSRVDSVRALPADSPSGPAGSVKIVEFTLLGRPFMAFSAGQFESFNHAISFQVECDDQTEIDRLWNALGEGGEFEQCGWLKDRYGLSWQIAPKALAEMMKDADPARARRVAEAMLKMKKLDLAALRRAYDGA is encoded by the coding sequence ATGGCGCCGCGCATCATTCCCACCGTTTGGTATGCGGAGAAGGCGGAGGAAGCCGCCGCCTTCTACGCCTCGCTCCTCCCCGATTCACGGGTGGACAGCGTCAGGGCCCTCCCCGCCGACAGCCCCAGCGGCCCGGCGGGTTCGGTCAAGATCGTCGAGTTCACCCTGCTCGGCCGCCCCTTCATGGCCTTCAGCGCGGGACAATTCGAATCTTTCAATCACGCGATCTCCTTTCAGGTCGAGTGCGATGACCAGACGGAAATCGACCGCCTGTGGAATGCGCTTGGAGAGGGCGGGGAGTTCGAACAGTGCGGCTGGCTGAAGGACCGCTACGGGCTTTCCTGGCAGATCGCGCCCAAAGCGCTCGCCGAGATGATGAAGGACGCCGACCCCGCGCGGGCCCGGCGCGTCGCCGAGGCGATGCTGAAAATGAAAAAGCTCGATCTGGCGGCGCTGCGGCGCGCTTACGACGGCGCCTGA
- the hflK gene encoding FtsH protease activity modulator HflK: protein MPWSDQGGPRNQNNNPWGQPGGPWGQGPGGGQPPDLEELLRRSQEGLKQFLPTGFGGGGLAILVLLTLLAWLFSGFYTVGPNEIGLNQIFGKYRGKTQAGLNYNLPAPIGSVIKLAVTDRNVTDVGFREEGHADGRRRNSQAVRLGPEAPEESLMLTGDENIADVKFRVVWQIDPSKPEDYAFNVANPQTTVKAVAESAMREIVGQSQIQKILTADRKVIEPACQALMQKILDDYHSGVLVLQVLLLSVDPPQQVIAAFRDVTAAQQDAQRMRNEADAYANRVVPEARGAAARIEQEAEAYREQTVAEARGQAARFEKIYDQYKNAPALTRQRLYIETMERVLGGAEKVILDDPAKGGASVAPFVPLPSFAPFQGGQK, encoded by the coding sequence ATGCCCTGGAGCGATCAAGGCGGCCCGCGCAATCAGAACAATAATCCCTGGGGCCAGCCCGGCGGGCCATGGGGCCAGGGACCCGGCGGCGGTCAGCCGCCCGACCTCGAGGAATTGCTGCGCCGCAGCCAGGAAGGTCTCAAGCAGTTCCTTCCGACCGGCTTTGGCGGCGGCGGTCTCGCTATCCTCGTTCTGCTCACTTTGCTCGCCTGGCTGTTTTCCGGCTTCTACACGGTCGGCCCGAACGAGATCGGCCTCAACCAGATCTTCGGGAAGTATCGCGGCAAGACGCAGGCCGGCCTCAATTACAACCTGCCCGCCCCTATCGGCTCGGTGATCAAGCTCGCCGTCACGGACCGCAATGTCACCGATGTCGGCTTCCGGGAGGAAGGCCACGCCGACGGTCGCCGCCGCAACAGCCAGGCCGTTCGGCTTGGTCCCGAAGCGCCCGAGGAAAGCCTGATGCTGACCGGCGACGAGAACATCGCCGACGTCAAATTCCGCGTCGTCTGGCAGATCGATCCCTCGAAGCCGGAGGATTACGCCTTCAATGTCGCCAATCCGCAGACCACGGTGAAGGCTGTCGCGGAAAGCGCAATGCGCGAGATCGTCGGCCAGTCACAGATCCAGAAGATCCTCACCGCCGACCGCAAGGTGATCGAGCCCGCCTGTCAGGCGCTGATGCAGAAGATTCTGGACGACTATCACAGCGGCGTGCTGGTGCTGCAGGTGTTGCTGCTGTCCGTCGATCCGCCGCAGCAGGTTATCGCCGCCTTCCGGGACGTCACCGCCGCGCAGCAGGACGCGCAGCGCATGCGCAACGAGGCGGACGCCTATGCGAACCGGGTCGTGCCGGAAGCGCGCGGCGCCGCCGCCCGCATCGAGCAGGAAGCGGAAGCCTATCGGGAACAGACCGTCGCCGAGGCCCGCGGCCAGGCGGCGCGTTTCGAAAAGATCTACGACCAGTACAAGAACGCGCCCGCGCTCACCCGCCAGCGCCTTTACATCGAGACGATGGAGCGCGTTCTGGGCGGCGCCGAGAAAGTGATTCTCGACGACCCGGCCAAGGGCGGCGCCTCGGTCGCGCCCTTCGTTCCCCTGCCCTCCTTCGCGCCCTTTCAGGGAGGTCAGAAGTGA
- a CDS encoding YidH family protein, protein MIRDFTNYAANERTFLAWVRTGIAVVALGFVIERFNLFLIALASASGAAPAMHGFRQFATPSGRYGGMALVGAGVLMIVIATIRFLQTARLLEDGSDHPPRRIRTTLFALSAIVMGVAFFSGYLAIG, encoded by the coding sequence ATGATCCGCGATTTTACGAATTACGCCGCGAATGAGAGGACTTTTCTCGCCTGGGTCCGCACCGGAATCGCGGTGGTCGCGCTCGGTTTCGTGATCGAGCGTTTCAATCTGTTCCTGATTGCGCTGGCGTCCGCTTCGGGCGCAGCGCCGGCGATGCACGGATTTCGCCAGTTTGCGACGCCGAGCGGCCGATATGGCGGAATGGCGCTGGTCGGCGCAGGCGTTCTCATGATCGTCATCGCGACGATTCGTTTTTTACAGACGGCGCGTCTGCTGGAGGACGGGAGCGATCACCCGCCGAGGCGAATCCGTACGACGCTCTTCGCTTTGTCGGCGATCGTGATGGGAGTCGCCTTCTTCAGCGGCTATCTGGCGATCGGCTGA